TCGGGGTTGATGAACGTGACCGCCGGATAGCCGTACTCCTCTAAGATCGGCAGCGCCTTCGTGTAGTCCGTCTTGTGAGCGTCGTCGAACTGGATCATCACCTTCCCCGTCTCCGGCCGGGGCGTGAAGTGGAAGTCGTCGAACCAGACCGTCCGCTCTTGGCCCTCGCCCGTGCTTATCTGAAGGTGTACCTCGTCGACGCTTCCCGCGTCGAACCCGTCGTCGACGTCTGTCACGCCGAAGTTGTACCGATCGAGCGGCAGATCGGGGGTGATCCCGCGCCGATACTCGATCGAGTTGCGTTCGCTGTCGACCAGTCGGAGCCACGGGACGACGAGGTTGTCCGACGCGACCGCGACGCCGGGAACGACGTCAGTCAATTCGCGAGACTCCGAGAACGTTTTTGCGAGTCTGGCACTCCCTTCCGTCACCTCAAACCGAGCGCTCTGCGAGCCGATGAGCGCTCGGCTCTCGTCGGCCGTCAGCGTACCGCCAGTGACGTCCCAGACGTCGAGGTCTTCGAAGTCGTCGTCGGTTCCCGCGGCGTCGGGGTAGTCCCGCGACTCGTCACCGTTGCCGGTCGAGGTCGATCCGTCGTCGTCGCCGTTTCCCGAATTCGAGTCGAGAAACGTGGCGTCGGTACAGCCGGCGAGCCCAGCCGCTGCTGACGTTGCGACGGCGAGGTACGTTCGTCGGTTCATTGACGAGAAAACAGATCAGCAATCACTATTGTTACGCAGCCGTTACTGTCACTCTCCGAAAAGAAACCAAAATCTAAACGGTTGTTCGGCGACCGTTCTACTCGCCGAGCGATCGGCCGAATGGCGTTTACAGCCGTCGTACGGGACGATTCAGTCCTCGAGATCCTCGTCGCTGACTCCAACGGCCTTCGAGACGTCGGCGTCGTCGGGTTCAGCCTGTCCACCGACGATGAGTTCGCCGTCTTCGGTTTCGACGTAGACGTCGTCCGCGAACCCGCCCTCGGCGTGGGGATGCTCGGGGTCTTCGAGTCGTTCGGGCGTCGAAGGTGCCTCGGGAAGCCCCTCCGGCGGTGCGAACTGGCCGAGCGGGTCGTCGATCGTGATATCCCAGCGCCCGAAGAACTCCCCGTAGCGGTCGTGGTGGGCCTCGAGCTCATCGATCGGGATCTCCATCATCTCGGTCCAGCCGTGGTTGTAGAAGTCGAAGTTAGCCTGAATGTGGGTGATTTCGCGGGCCTCGGCCTCCGAGTACTCCTCCTGTAGCGCCTTCAGATAGCTATCCATCGTCGCGTCGAAGAGCGCGTCGAGTCGCTCCTTTCGCTCGTCTGCGTGCTCGGGGTCGGCTTTCCCGAGGAAGATCTTGGTGTGCATGCGAACCAGCCCCGACGTCGCGACCGAGCGAACGACCGGCGTCTCGAGAGCCTTGCGAGAAGCAAAGTGACGAACGTTTTGACGGAGTTTCATATCGCCGTCTACGGAGGGACACGTCAATAACGGTTTGGCTAACGACGTACCCCGGTCGG
Above is a window of Natronorubrum tibetense GA33 DNA encoding:
- a CDS encoding DUF6149 family protein, with the translated sequence MKLRQNVRHFASRKALETPVVRSVATSGLVRMHTKIFLGKADPEHADERKERLDALFDATMDSYLKALQEEYSEAEAREITHIQANFDFYNHGWTEMMEIPIDELEAHHDRYGEFFGRWDITIDDPLGQFAPPEGLPEAPSTPERLEDPEHPHAEGGFADDVYVETEDGELIVGGQAEPDDADVSKAVGVSDEDLED
- a CDS encoding polysaccharide deacetylase family protein, which encodes MNRRTYLAVATSAAAGLAGCTDATFLDSNSGNGDDDGSTSTGNGDESRDYPDAAGTDDDFEDLDVWDVTGGTLTADESRALIGSQSARFEVTEGSARLAKTFSESRELTDVVPGVAVASDNLVVPWLRLVDSERNSIEYRRGITPDLPLDRYNFGVTDVDDGFDAGSVDEVHLQISTGEGQERTVWFDDFHFTPRPETGKVMIQFDDAHKTDYTKALPILEEYGYPAVTFINPDYVERGEAGGDPRVTTDEVHELHDAGWCVANHTMSHPRLPELSAAEQEAEIRDGKEWLIDQGFEDDAEYFAYPFGQYDATTIELVDDYHSIGFAGGRPVQGYTTNTRLASRIGEPDVERVERALERTAEMRGITSMFYHRLEGEDLEAFETLVETVHEYESSGEIEIILPQDLEERYLF